One segment of Desulfovermiculus halophilus DSM 18834 DNA contains the following:
- a CDS encoding ABC transporter ATP-binding protein: MAHPFSLIRPYFAEKKAALALGLISLIIVNFLQLLIPRVIKWAVDDLTALSLDTTGLLVYSGQIAAIGCCMGLFRYIWRNCLLGTSRRVEEGLRNRLFAHLQSLSAQYFDATRTGDLMAHATNDILQVRMAAGMGLVAINDAVFLGLAAVGFMLAIEPVLTLLVLIPMPIIILGTRFFTKRMHQRYQAVQASFSDLTEAVRERMAGIRLVKAYTLEKAEIEHLNAESGAYVHENLRLVRTTGAFFPLMLLLTNLSMAVVIYFGGRLTIVSTISPGDFVAFISYLGLLTWPMMAMGWVINLMQRGRASLDRIQAILNTKPVIHDPVRPQAVPQSPPPVVFTGVFFAYPGGHRALEDISFQLAPGQTLGLVGPPGSGKSSLLQLIPRLYDPERGKITVHGLDLRSISLSGLRSLTAYVPQEPFLFSGTIRDNLLLGREGATDRDMLLALRKADMEDTVRGFSKGLDTIVGERGVILSGGQKQRIALARAFVHAGPLLILDDPISQVDTQTGRRILDHLHPETENRTTCIASHRLAALSTADWILTLDQGRIIEAGTHQQLMDQGGFYARTFRFQEIEEALNGT, from the coding sequence ATGGCCCACCCCTTCAGCCTTATCCGACCCTATTTCGCCGAAAAAAAGGCCGCCCTGGCCCTGGGCCTGATCAGTCTGATCATCGTGAACTTCCTGCAACTGCTCATCCCCAGGGTGATCAAATGGGCTGTGGACGATCTGACCGCCCTGTCTCTGGATACCACCGGCCTGCTTGTCTATTCCGGCCAGATTGCAGCCATCGGCTGCTGTATGGGGCTTTTCCGCTATATATGGCGCAACTGCCTTTTGGGCACCTCCCGCCGGGTTGAAGAAGGCCTGCGCAACCGGCTTTTCGCCCACCTGCAAAGTTTGTCCGCCCAGTACTTCGACGCCACCCGGACCGGAGACCTCATGGCCCACGCCACCAACGACATTCTTCAGGTGCGCATGGCTGCGGGCATGGGCCTGGTCGCCATCAACGACGCCGTGTTCCTCGGCCTTGCCGCCGTGGGCTTCATGCTGGCCATTGAGCCGGTGCTCACCCTCTTGGTCCTCATCCCCATGCCGATTATCATCCTGGGCACCCGCTTCTTTACCAAACGCATGCACCAGCGCTATCAGGCGGTACAGGCCAGCTTCTCCGATCTGACCGAGGCTGTGCGGGAACGGATGGCCGGGATACGCCTGGTCAAGGCCTACACCCTGGAAAAGGCGGAGATAGAGCATTTGAATGCGGAATCCGGGGCCTATGTCCATGAGAACCTGCGCCTGGTCCGGACCACCGGGGCCTTTTTCCCTCTCATGCTCCTGTTGACCAATCTGAGCATGGCCGTGGTCATCTATTTCGGCGGCAGGCTGACCATTGTGTCCACTATCTCTCCCGGCGACTTTGTGGCCTTTATCAGCTACCTGGGTCTTTTGACCTGGCCGATGATGGCTATGGGCTGGGTGATCAACCTCATGCAGCGGGGCAGGGCTTCCCTGGATCGGATCCAGGCCATACTGAACACCAAACCGGTCATTCACGACCCGGTCCGACCTCAAGCCGTGCCCCAAAGCCCACCGCCTGTGGTCTTTACAGGGGTCTTCTTTGCCTACCCTGGCGGACACCGGGCCCTGGAAGACATATCTTTCCAGCTTGCCCCCGGCCAGACCCTGGGGCTGGTCGGTCCGCCTGGATCAGGCAAAAGCAGCCTTTTGCAGCTCATCCCCAGACTCTACGACCCCGAACGGGGAAAAATCACCGTCCACGGTCTGGATCTGCGCAGCATTTCCCTCTCCGGGCTGCGCTCTCTGACCGCCTACGTCCCCCAGGAACCGTTTCTCTTTTCCGGAACCATCCGGGATAACCTGCTCCTGGGCAGGGAGGGAGCCACGGACCGGGACATGCTGCTCGCCCTGCGCAAGGCGGACATGGAGGATACGGTCCGCGGATTCTCCAAGGGACTGGATACCATTGTCGGTGAACGGGGGGTCATCCTCTCCGGGGGACAAAAACAGCGCATCGCCCTGGCCCGGGCCTTTGTCCACGCCGGTCCTCTCCTCATCCTGGATGATCCGATCAGCCAGGTGGACACCCAGACCGGACGGCGCATACTGGATCACCTGCATCCGGAAACCGAGAACCGAACCACCTGCATCGCCTCTCATCGCCTTGCCGCCCTGAGCACCGCGGACTGGATCCTGACTTTGGATCAGGGCCGGATAATCGAGGCCGGGACCCACCAGCAGCTTATGGACCAAGGCGGCTTTTACGCCCGCACCTTCCGGTTCCAGGAAATCGAAGAGGCCCTGAATGGTACATGA
- a CDS encoding cobyric acid synthase — MGRHGGNIRELAGRAGVDRDSIIDFSANINPLGPPECLRAVVSRSLDRIVHYPDPEGLELRELLAEKHNVDQEHVVLGNGSTELLFALPRSWACSRAVIPAPCYVDYATAAEQAGLEIEHVPLPPEQGFVLDWDQLESRLKGNEIVFLGQPNNPTGVCLDPAGICQTAAAHPGTLFVVDEAFLDFVPGLQTSFDPDMANIVVLKSLTKIFAVPGLRLGYGLFPSGVAEAVRRVMPPWSVNSLALDVGAAVIGDQAYLDRTRKLVAELRAELVSDLSCISGLRVVSGEANYLLCKVEDTTRDAVSLSGAMLEQGIAVRTCANYQGLDHTYCRVAVRSREDNQRLIQSLADILGRKPGHHAGQKTCTKAQRRVPALMFQGTGSNAGKSILTAALGRILLQDGYRVAPFKAQNMSLNSFVTRDGGEMGRAQVVQAQACKLDPDVRMNPVLIKPNSETGSQIIVRGRPVGNMQVLDYVQYKARAWEAVQECYGSLASDYEVMVLEGAGSPAEVNLKAHDIVNMRMARQAGARVLLIGDIDRGGVFASFVGTMEVLAQWERELVSGFVINQFRGDASLLDPALEITRRHTGREVLGVVPHIQELGLPDEDSVSFKSGWRAAKAQGGDGVEIAVLDLPHISNFTDFEPFIQEPDVRLKLVRRAEDLGQPAAVILPGSKSVANDMAFVQRSGLGAGIRALAQEGKSEIVGVCGGYQMLGRTIRDPHGLESAIQEMSGLGLLPMHTDLDTDKTLTRRQGVHSASGLPVQGYEIHHGRSRAEGGRPVLRLGQGDDRGLETEGMSPPVWGAYLHGLFDADEFRRWFIDRLRVRQGLSPLGAVQVRYDLEPALDRLADVVREHLDVDRVKRELGL, encoded by the coding sequence ATGGGCAGACACGGGGGAAATATCCGGGAACTGGCCGGACGGGCCGGGGTGGACAGGGATTCGATCATTGACTTCAGCGCGAACATCAACCCGTTGGGGCCGCCGGAGTGCCTGAGGGCCGTGGTCAGCCGCAGCCTGGACCGGATTGTTCATTACCCGGATCCGGAAGGTCTGGAGCTTCGCGAGCTTCTGGCAGAAAAGCACAATGTGGACCAGGAGCATGTTGTTCTGGGCAACGGTTCCACCGAGCTCCTCTTTGCCCTGCCCCGTAGCTGGGCCTGTTCCCGGGCGGTCATCCCCGCTCCCTGTTATGTGGATTATGCAACGGCCGCAGAGCAGGCCGGACTGGAAATAGAACATGTTCCCTTGCCTCCGGAGCAGGGGTTTGTTCTGGACTGGGATCAGCTGGAATCCAGATTGAAGGGAAACGAGATCGTCTTCCTGGGCCAGCCGAACAACCCCACCGGGGTTTGCCTTGATCCAGCCGGGATATGCCAAACCGCCGCTGCCCATCCCGGAACCCTGTTCGTGGTGGATGAGGCGTTTCTTGATTTCGTCCCCGGGCTGCAGACTTCCTTTGATCCGGATATGGCCAACATCGTGGTCCTCAAGTCCCTGACCAAGATTTTCGCCGTTCCCGGCTTGCGGCTGGGATACGGCCTGTTCCCCTCAGGGGTGGCTGAGGCTGTCCGCCGGGTCATGCCTCCATGGAGCGTGAACTCCCTGGCCCTGGACGTGGGAGCTGCGGTCATCGGGGACCAAGCGTATCTGGACCGGACCCGGAAACTGGTCGCGGAGCTGCGGGCGGAGCTGGTATCCGATCTGTCCTGCATATCCGGTCTGCGGGTGGTCTCCGGAGAGGCCAACTACCTGCTGTGCAAAGTGGAGGATACAACCCGGGATGCTGTTTCCCTGTCCGGGGCCATGCTTGAACAGGGGATAGCTGTCCGGACCTGCGCCAACTATCAGGGCTTGGACCATACGTATTGCCGGGTTGCAGTCCGCAGCCGGGAGGACAACCAGCGCTTGATTCAGTCCCTGGCCGATATCCTGGGGCGGAAACCCGGGCACCATGCCGGTCAAAAGACCTGCACAAAAGCACAAAGGCGGGTGCCGGCCCTGATGTTTCAAGGCACGGGCTCCAATGCCGGCAAGAGCATTCTCACCGCGGCCCTGGGCCGGATCCTGCTTCAGGACGGCTACCGGGTGGCCCCGTTCAAGGCCCAGAACATGTCCCTGAACTCCTTTGTCACCAGGGACGGGGGAGAGATGGGCCGGGCCCAGGTGGTCCAGGCCCAGGCCTGCAAACTGGACCCGGATGTGCGCATGAATCCGGTTTTGATCAAGCCCAACAGCGAGACCGGGAGCCAGATTATTGTCCGGGGCCGGCCGGTGGGCAACATGCAGGTCCTGGATTACGTGCAGTACAAGGCCCGGGCCTGGGAGGCGGTGCAGGAATGCTACGGTTCCCTGGCTTCCGACTACGAGGTCATGGTTCTGGAAGGGGCGGGAAGCCCGGCGGAAGTGAACCTCAAGGCCCACGACATCGTGAACATGCGCATGGCCAGACAGGCCGGGGCCAGGGTCCTGCTTATCGGGGATATTGACCGGGGCGGGGTCTTCGCCTCATTTGTGGGGACCATGGAGGTCCTGGCCCAGTGGGAGCGGGAGCTGGTCTCCGGGTTTGTCATCAATCAGTTCCGGGGGGATGCATCCCTTTTGGATCCGGCCCTGGAGATCACCCGGCGGCATACCGGGCGGGAGGTCCTGGGAGTCGTCCCCCATATCCAGGAGCTAGGACTTCCGGACGAGGATTCGGTCAGCTTCAAGTCCGGGTGGCGGGCGGCGAAGGCCCAGGGCGGGGACGGAGTGGAGATCGCAGTGCTGGATCTGCCCCATATCTCGAACTTTACGGACTTTGAGCCCTTTATCCAGGAACCGGACGTGCGCCTGAAGCTGGTGCGCCGGGCCGAAGATCTCGGTCAGCCCGCAGCTGTGATTCTGCCCGGGAGCAAGAGCGTGGCCAATGATATGGCATTTGTGCAGCGCAGCGGATTGGGAGCCGGGATACGGGCGCTGGCCCAAGAGGGGAAAAGCGAAATCGTGGGCGTATGCGGCGGATATCAGATGCTGGGACGAACGATTCGCGATCCTCATGGCCTGGAGTCTGCAATACAGGAAATGTCCGGGCTGGGGCTCTTGCCCATGCATACAGACCTGGATACGGACAAGACCCTGACCCGGCGGCAGGGCGTGCACTCTGCGTCCGGCTTGCCGGTTCAGGGCTATGAGATCCATCACGGCCGCTCCCGGGCCGAAGGGGGACGGCCGGTCCTTCGCCTGGGACAGGGCGATGACCGGGGGCTGGAGACGGAGGGGATGAGCCCTCCTGTATGGGGTGCATATCTGCACGGCCTGTTCGATGCCGACGAGTTTCGGCGCTGGTTCATCGACCGTTTGCGGGTGCGCCAAGGGCTGTCCCCCCTGGGCGCGGTTCAGGTCCGCTACGACCTGGAGCCGGCCCTGGACCGCCTGGCGGATGTGGTCCGGGAGCACCTGGATGTGGATCGGGTGAAGAGGGAGCTTGGGCTGTAG